Genomic window (Bacteroidales bacterium):
CCTCTACATTGTCCTGAAAAAAATCCAGGAGGAAGATTTCGAACTTAGTTCATCATTTCTTACATACCTCTACTCCATCAGTAAAAATTTATGGTTGCAGCGCCTGAAACGCAAAAGGCTCATGGAAAACAACCATGAAGAACTCGTAAGGCACTTCTCTTCACCCCATCATAGCTCAGAAAAATTTATTGAGGATGAAGAAAAGTATGATGTATTCATGAAACAATTTGAAAACCTGAGCGACGATTGCAAAAAACTCCTTCATCTGTTCCTGGGCAAAATGTCCCTCAAGGAAATAGCAGAGGAAATGGGCTACAA
Coding sequences:
- a CDS encoding sigma-70 family RNA polymerase sigma factor, whose product is MIHYSDFAIIEGLRLHSDYIIKYVYKEFFPSIRYLIKTNAGLEEDAEDIFQEALYIVLKKIQEEDFELSSSFLTYLYSISKNLWLQRLKRKRLMENNHEELVRHFSSPHHSSEKFIEDEEKYDVFMKQFENLSDDCKKLLHLFLGKMSLKEIAEEMGYKSEFYAKTKKYLCKEALKRMVENDPAIRALL